The Raphanus sativus cultivar WK10039 chromosome 6, ASM80110v3, whole genome shotgun sequence sequence TCTATCGAATCTTCTCTCCCGTCTTACTTCTCCAGCGCCTTGGGGAAGAACGTAAGCATCAATCTCCTGAGTGGGTTGCCTGTCCAGGTTTGGGTGGATTACGATGGATCCTCCCTTAACGTTACTCTAGCCCCTGTAGATATACAGAAGCCAGATCAGCCTCTTATGTCAAGGCCCATTGATctttcagaaaattttaaaaataaaatgtttgttgggTTCTCTGCAGCAACAGGGCAGTTGACAAGTAACCAATATATACTTGGGTGGAGTTTCAGTAGAAGCAAAGAACTGTTACAGAAGCTAGACCTCTCTAAGCTCCCTCAGGCTCCTCTTCCTAGAAATGAAACAGAACAGCCTCCTCCTCTTCCTAGAGATGAAACAGAACAGcctcctcctcttctgtctCCACCGCTTATTGGTTTGGTCGTCTTATCGGTGATCCTAGCGCTGCTGGTTCTCGGAGCGGTTTACTGGTACAGGAGAAACAAGTACGCGGAAGTGAAAGAACCGTGGGAAAAGGAATACGGACCGCATAGATTCTCCTACAAGTCACTGTACAGAGCGACGAACGGGTTTGGGAAAGACTGTTGTGTTGGGAAAGGTGGGTTCGGAGATGTGTACAGAGGAACTCTTCCCTTAAGTAGGCATATCGCTGTGAAGAGACTGTCGCACAATGCAGAGCAAGGGATGAAACAGTTTGTGTCTGAAGTTGTGACTATGGGGAGTTTACAGCATCGGAACCTGGTTCCTCTTCTCGGGTATTGCAGGAGGAAAGGTGAGTTGCTTCTGGTCTCTGAGTACATGCCCAACGGTAGTCTTGACCAGTACTTGTTTCATCATGACCAAAACTCATCTCCTTCGTGGCTGCAGAGGATTTCTATTCTTAAGGACATCGCCTCGGCTTTAAACTACCTGCATACAGGAGCCAATCAAGTTGTTTTGCACCGGGATATTAAATCTTCTAACGTTATGCTAGATTCTGATTTCAATGGAAGGTTAGGAGATTTTGGTATGGCGAGGTTTCATGACCCGAGAGCTTGCTTATCTGCAACGGCCGCTGTGGGAACCATAGGTTACATGGCGCCTGAGCTGATAACAATGGGGACTTCTACGGAAACTGATGTTTATGCCTTTGGTGCTTTCCTTCTTGAAGTGACTTGCGGAAGGCGGCCCGTGGAACCGGAGCTGCCGGTGGAAAGGCAATATCTGGTCAAGTGGGTGTGCGTATGCTGGAAACAGGCTTCTTTACTTGAGACCGTAGATCCGAGACTGGGAAGAGAAACTTTGTTCAAGGAGGTTGAGATGGTTCTGAAGCTTGGATTGCTATGCACGAATGCGATACCGGAAGCAAGGCCTACCATGGGACAAGTGGTGCAATACCTGAACATGGACCTAACCTTGCCAGATTTC is a genomic window containing:
- the LOC108808889 gene encoding L-type lectin-domain containing receptor kinase I.3 → MNCSRLHHLVLIFSCLHVVVSLSVQQETGFVYNGFHQADLLYIDGLARVLPDGLLQLTNDSDFKMGHAFFNLPFDFDHTISFYTHFVCALAPLQLGASGGHGMAFVVSPSIDLSHALQAQYLGAFTTSANGTSPSQLIAIELDTIESLGIDVLEKPHVGIDVNNATSIESSLPSYFSSALGKNVSINLLSGLPVQVWVDYDGSSLNVTLAPVDIQKPDQPLMSRPIDLSENFKNKMFVGFSAATGQLTSNQYILGWSFSRSKELLQKLDLSKLPQAPLPRNETEQPPPLPRDETEQPPPLLSPPLIGLVVLSVILALLVLGAVYWYRRNKYAEVKEPWEKEYGPHRFSYKSLYRATNGFGKDCCVGKGGFGDVYRGTLPLSRHIAVKRLSHNAEQGMKQFVSEVVTMGSLQHRNLVPLLGYCRRKGELLLVSEYMPNGSLDQYLFHHDQNSSPSWLQRISILKDIASALNYLHTGANQVVLHRDIKSSNVMLDSDFNGRLGDFGMARFHDPRACLSATAAVGTIGYMAPELITMGTSTETDVYAFGAFLLEVTCGRRPVEPELPVERQYLVKWVCVCWKQASLLETVDPRLGRETLFKEVEMVLKLGLLCTNAIPEARPTMGQVVQYLNMDLTLPDFSLSTPGIGAFMPVSMERSSSSISASNSRSTSIPMFVTHTILRGSGR